One segment of Brassica napus cultivar Da-Ae chromosome C3, Da-Ae, whole genome shotgun sequence DNA contains the following:
- the LOC125582953 gene encoding uncharacterized protein LOC125582953: protein MKSLAVQSLSVGDSGITAGEGWASAPAEVPNDIKKSGSDSDITSNTLTGQTRNMAEALLQPPRTGAFPQGYSMIKRLEDQALKLIPVVPSAPKGSVSMTKPMVRSGAVGLASFRNTHKHSSMLLGNIHSNYGKPDSTKKLVILNPAVKESGGPSRITNSVAAGFQMIAAPSAPFITSVAQTQSRKAFYSALKKKTSTNISTSSCIFPSVEEKSDISKELVASNPSSVHAAERDGGFEPADLPDEEEAEFLKSLGWDENNTEVEALTDEEIRAFYEQHKKLKPSLMKKLPIIKEATEDATPSS from the exons ATGAagag TCTTGCTGTTCAGAGCTTGTCTGTTGGTGACTCAGGCATTACTGCTGGGGAAGGTTGGGCATCGGCTCCGGCGGAGGTTCCCAATGATATTAAGAAAAGTGGTTCTGACTCTGATATTACTTCGAATACCTTAACGGGACAGACTCGTAACATGGCTGAAGCATTGCTGCAGCCTCCTAGAACTGGTGCATTTCCTcag GGATATTCAATGATAAAAAGACTTGAGGACCAAGCTCTTAAGCTAATACCGGTTGTGCCTTCTGCACCAAAGGGCTCA GTTTCCATGACCAAACCAATGGTTCGAAGTGGTGCAGTTGGTCTTGCTTCTTTTAGAAATACCCACAAGCATTCCTCGATGCTGCTAGGCAATATTCATTCTAATTATGGTAAGCCTGATAGTACTAAGAAGCTGGTAATTCTCAACCCTGCGGTCAAAGAATCTGGAGGTCCAAGTCGTATAACCAACAGCGTGGCAGCTGGTTTCCAGATGATCGCTGCTCCATCTGCGCCATTCATTACTTCTGTGGCTCAAACGCAGAGCAGGAAAGCGTTTTACAGtgctttgaagaagaagacatctaCAAACATCTCAACTAGCTCTTGCATCTTCCCTTCTGtcgaagaaaaatcagacatctCTAAGGAGCTTGTAGCTAGTAACCCTTCAAGTGTGCATGCTGCAGAAAGAGATGGTGGTTTTGAACCGGCAGACCTTCCAGATGAAGAAGAGGCTGAGTTCCTTAAATCCCTTGGGTGGGACGAAAACAATACTGAGGTAGAAGCCCTTACAGACGAGGAGATCAGAGCTTTCTATGAACAG CACAAGAAGTTGAAGCCATCACTGATGAAAAAGCTGCCTATCATTAAAGAGGCAACTGAGGACGCAACTCCCAGCTCGTGA
- the LOC125583632 gene encoding uncharacterized protein LOC125583632 — protein sequence MEKREPSLVPEWLRSTGNGSSVGSKNHILSSSARSDSSLLLNNSKSRTKTTDVDSLGSPFLDRSCSTNSRRGSTKNAYSNFNVQRSNRDKDRSRESYVDHPWDHDTCFPFGTFLNEVQLRRSNSMSARKQDDPGFSMGFKDGRSLYNRNGMLPPPKSSERTQDVLRISSPCLSPAVGGNSGFTPGEPWTSALAEVPIVIDKSASDPVAANVATLTGQTRNMAEALLQPPRTGTPPQESSKIQRLEDRALKLIPVLPSTPKGSVLSSSDKSKTKPMARSGETGLASFRNTHLQSSFRLGNLPSNSGSQIKPDTTKKMVVLKPAVKESPSPRPTNNSLAAAASQMIAAPSALSTTSAQSTNNPRELKGSSVNMPPEKKLSLAQTQSRNAFFSALKNKTSTNISTSSCTISKELVASDPSSVERDDMVMERVEKVSETAERVNVFESTDLPDEKEAEFLKSLGWDENNTEVEALTDEEIRAFYEQHKEVKPSLMQTLPIIKEATEDATPNS from the exons ATGGAGAAACGTGAACCCTCTTTGGTACCTGAATGGCTGAGAAGTACAGGGAATGGTTCTAGTGTTGGGAGTAAAAATCACATTCTTTCATCGTCTGCTCGCTCAG attCTTCTTTGTTACTTAATAATAGCAAGAGTAGGACCAAAACCACCGATGTTGATTCACTTGGGTCTCCTTTTCTTGATCGGTCTTGTTCCACCAATTCCCGGAGGGGGTCTACAAAAAATGCATATAGTAACTTCAATGTTCAAAGGAGCAATAGAGATAAAGATCGGAGCAGGGAGAGCTACGTAGACCACCCATGGGACCATGATACTTGTTTCCCTTTCGGCACCTTTTTAAATGAAGTTCAGTTAAGGCGATCTAATTCAATGTCAGCAAGGAAACAGGACGACCCAGGGTTTTCTATGGGTTTCAAAGATGGTAGAAGCCTTTACAACAGAAATGGTATGCTTCCTCCTCCAAAGAGCTCTGAGAGGACTCAAGACGTTCTAAGAATCTCGTCTCCTTGTCTAAGTCCTGCTGTTGGTGGTAACTCAGGCTTCACTCCTGGGGAACCTTGGACATCCGCTCTGGCAGAGGTTCCCATTGTTATTGACAAGAGTGCTTCCGACCCCGTTGCTGCTAATGTTGCTACCTTAACGGGACAGACTCGTAACATGGCTGAAGCATTGTTGCAGCCTCCTAGAACTGGTACACCTCCCCAG GAATCTTCAAAGATACAGAGACTTGAAGACCGAGCTCTTAAGCTAATACCGGTTCTGCCTTCTACACCAAAGGGCtca GTTCTGAGCTCTTCTGATAAATCCAAGACCAAACCAATGGCTCGAAGTGGTGAAACTGGTCTTGCTTCGTTTAGAAACACCCACCTGCAATCCTCTTTTCGGCTAGGTAATCTTCCTTCTAATTCTGGTAGTCAGATCAAGCCTGATACTACTAAGAAGATGGTGGTTCTCAAACCTGCCGTCAAAGAATCTCCAAGTCCACGTCCTACAAACAACAGCCTGGCTGCTGCTGCTAGCCAGATGATCGCTGCTCCATCTGCACTATCCACTACTTCTGCGCAAAGTACAAACAATCCAAGGGAGCTCAAGGGATCCTCGGTAAACATGCCACCAGAAAAGAAGCTTTCCCTGGCTCAAACTCAGAGCAGGAATGCATTTTTCAGTGCTTTGAAGAACAAGACATCTACAAACATCTCAACAAGCTCTTGCACCATCTCTAAGGAGCTTGTAGCTAGTGACCCTTCAAGTGTAGAAAGAGATGACATGGTCATGGAAAGGGTCGAGAAAGTTTCTGAAACTGCGGAGAGGGTTAACGTTTTTGAGTCGACAGACCTTCCAGATGAAAAAGAGgcggagttccttaaatccctTGGGTGGGACGAAAACAATACTGAGGTAGAAGCCCTCACAGACGAGGAGATCAGAGCCTTCTATGAACAG CACAAGGAGGTGAAGCCATCACTGATGCAAACGCTGCCTATCATTAAAGAGGCAACTGAGGACGCAACTCCCAACTCGTGA